A window of Halalkalibacillus sediminis contains these coding sequences:
- a CDS encoding chromate transporter: protein MSDLWDLFVAFFIPGVVGYGGGPASIPLIEHEVVERFGWMTTNEFGEVLAMGNALPGPIATKMAGYIGFNVAGVLGATTALVATVVPSLLAMLLLLGILHKFKDSPKVKRMTAFIRPTIAVLLGALTFQFFETSYQGAGLVQTLILIFASLLLLEKWRVHPALVIAGSLAYGAIFLS, encoded by the coding sequence ATGAGTGATTTGTGGGATCTGTTCGTTGCGTTTTTCATCCCAGGAGTTGTCGGTTATGGTGGCGGTCCTGCTTCGATTCCATTGATTGAACATGAAGTGGTGGAGCGGTTCGGTTGGATGACGACGAATGAATTCGGAGAAGTGTTGGCGATGGGTAATGCACTTCCAGGCCCGATCGCAACTAAGATGGCTGGGTATATCGGATTCAATGTGGCCGGAGTGTTAGGGGCTACAACTGCCTTGGTAGCGACCGTAGTTCCTTCATTATTAGCGATGCTATTATTGCTCGGTATACTGCATAAGTTCAAAGATTCGCCGAAAGTAAAAAGAATGACGGCGTTTATCAGGCCGACCATTGCTGTTTTACTAGGGGCTTTGACTTTCCAATTCTTCGAAACTTCTTACCAAGGAGCCGGACTTGTACAAACGCTGATACTCATTTTTGCTAGTCTTTTGTTGCTCGAAAAATGGCGGGTGCACCCTGCGTTAGTGATCGCTGGTTCTCTAGCTTATGGCGCTATATTTTTATCCTAA